The Candidatus Methylomirabilota bacterium genome contains a region encoding:
- a CDS encoding ABC transporter permease, with the protein MYPYLANRLAQSAIVLLGVSAVVFFCLFLTGDPTSLMLPPDASRQEIERFREAMGFSDPLLVQYGRYLWNALHGNLGRSLRFQEPVMKLVLERLPATALLAITALAWSTLAGTIAGIVGAWRRDTWVDLGVRLLTLAGQAVPGFWLGLLLILVFSLQLKWLPTGGYGTWDRLILPALTLGAYYMSAVTRLVRASLIDVLAQEYIRTSRSKGLSEWSVVAKHGLRNAVIPALTVQSLHLGALLGGALITEIIFAWPGVGRLAVQAIYNRDFPLVQAVVLFAALVFVTVNTLVDLLYVVLDPRIRL; encoded by the coding sequence GTGTACCCCTACCTGGCCAACCGCCTCGCCCAGTCGGCCATCGTCCTGCTGGGCGTCTCCGCGGTGGTGTTCTTCTGCTTGTTCCTGACGGGCGATCCCACATCGCTGATGCTCCCGCCGGACGCGAGTCGACAGGAGATCGAGCGGTTTCGCGAGGCGATGGGGTTCAGCGACCCCCTCCTGGTCCAGTATGGCCGGTACCTCTGGAACGCCCTTCACGGAAACCTCGGGCGCTCCCTGAGATTCCAGGAACCCGTGATGAAGCTGGTGCTGGAGCGCCTGCCGGCGACCGCGCTCCTGGCGATCACCGCCCTCGCCTGGAGCACCCTAGCCGGGACGATCGCCGGGATCGTGGGCGCCTGGCGCCGCGACACCTGGGTCGATCTCGGCGTGCGGCTGCTGACCCTGGCCGGCCAGGCCGTGCCGGGGTTCTGGCTGGGCCTGCTCCTGATCCTGGTCTTCAGCCTGCAGCTCAAGTGGCTGCCCACCGGCGGGTACGGTACCTGGGACCGGCTCATCCTGCCGGCCCTGACCCTGGGCGCGTATTACATGAGCGCCGTGACCCGCCTGGTCCGGGCCAGCCTGATCGACGTCCTCGCCCAGGAGTACATCCGGACATCCCGCAGCAAGGGGCTCAGCGAGTGGAGCGTGGTGGCGAAGCACGGGCTGCGGAACGCCGTGATCCCCGCGCTCACCGTGCAGAGCCTGCACCTCGGCGCCTTGCTGGGCGGCGCGCTCATCACCGAGATCATCTTCGCGTGGCCGGGGGTCGGGCGACTCGCCGTCCAGGCGATCTACAACCGCGACTTTCCCCTGGTACAGGCCGTCGTGCTCTTCGCCGCCCTGGTGTTCGTCACGGTCAACACGCTGGTGGACCTCCTCTACGTCGTCCTCGATCCGAGGATCCGCCTCTAG
- a CDS encoding cyclophilin-like fold protein, with product MVDHVRLEVGGRSCRMRLLWDRAPGLCRRFVECLPLTSFVTHAKFAGDELFFMVPFLARAENLVSAVTPGDVGYYPDRETVCIFYGDIVPFGQVGLFARLVEGGDILRELGPRIWQGPALPVRVAAED from the coding sequence ATGGTCGACCACGTTCGGCTCGAGGTCGGCGGGCGGTCGTGCCGGATGCGGCTACTCTGGGACCGGGCGCCCGGCCTCTGCCGACGCTTCGTGGAATGTCTGCCACTCACGAGCTTCGTGACCCACGCCAAGTTCGCCGGCGACGAGCTGTTCTTCATGGTGCCCTTCCTGGCCCGGGCGGAGAACCTCGTCTCGGCGGTCACACCCGGCGACGTCGGGTACTACCCGGACCGGGAGACGGTGTGCATCTTTTACGGCGACATCGTCCCGTTCGGCCAGGTCGGCCTCTTCGCGCGGCTCGTCGAGGGCGGCGACATCCTCCGCGAGCTGGGGCCTCGGATCTGGCAGGGACCGGCGCTCCCGGTCCGCGTCGCGGCGGAGGACTGA
- a CDS encoding hydantoinase/oxoprolinase family protein yields the protein MGIRIGVDVGGTFTDVVLIDSAGGRSILVKVPSTTGQQAHGVLEGVRQGLAEGGWRADAVDYFAHGTTVATNAVLERKGARTALVTTAGFRDLLLIGRQTRPHLYDARARRPPPLAPRSLTLEIRERVGPEGEVITPLDATSLGALVEWLAAVDVESVAVVCLHSYANPAHERAVADVIRRARPEVSISLSSDVLPEPGEYERASTTVMNAYVTPPIARYLSRLASALEAAGVPVAPTIMQSNGGVMTVDTAIREKSVHTCLSGPAAGLIGARFFAERAGYANVITVDMGGTSFDVGLVHEGQILTGTEGRIGDLPLRVPMFDITTLGAGGGSLAQVDAGGLLRVGPESAGADPGPACYGRGGERPTVTDANVVLGRLRDGRVLGGVITVSRERAWGAIERHVARPLGLSVIEAAAGICQVVNATMIRGIRLMTTERGHDPREFALLAFGGCGPLHAVDLAQEIGLRTVLIPPSPGLCCAVGLLLAEYRHDFVLTLNCLVNALGRERLGAGQAELRRQAERQAGREHASDDRLSLHWSLDLRYVGQGHQLNVPLPDGDAAACGRAFHGVHRQLYGYSRAEHPVEAVALRLRATAPAASALLPPPPVRPGRAPAEAVIATTEVILDGAARAVPVYDRGRLGLGARLQGPLVVEQSDTTVFIGDQSVVVDDRTGNLVVELPG from the coding sequence ATGGGCATCCGGATCGGCGTGGACGTCGGGGGCACGTTCACCGATGTCGTGCTGATCGACAGCGCCGGGGGCCGGTCGATCCTCGTCAAGGTCCCTTCGACGACCGGCCAGCAGGCGCACGGGGTGCTGGAGGGAGTCCGGCAGGGGCTGGCCGAGGGGGGCTGGCGGGCGGACGCGGTGGACTACTTCGCGCACGGCACGACCGTTGCGACCAACGCCGTCCTCGAGCGGAAGGGGGCCCGCACCGCGCTGGTGACGACCGCGGGCTTCCGCGACCTCCTGCTCATCGGCCGCCAGACGCGGCCCCATCTCTACGACGCCCGGGCCCGCCGGCCGCCGCCGCTCGCGCCACGGTCGCTCACTCTCGAGATCCGCGAGCGGGTGGGGCCAGAGGGGGAGGTGATCACGCCGCTCGACGCGACCTCGCTCGGAGCGCTGGTCGAGTGGCTGGCGGCGGTCGACGTCGAGTCGGTCGCCGTCGTGTGCCTGCACAGCTACGCCAATCCGGCCCACGAGCGGGCCGTGGCCGACGTCATCCGCCGGGCACGCCCGGAGGTGAGCATCTCGCTGTCGTCGGACGTCCTCCCCGAGCCCGGCGAGTACGAGCGGGCCTCCACGACGGTGATGAACGCCTACGTCACGCCGCCCATCGCCCGGTACCTCTCGCGGCTCGCGAGCGCGCTGGAGGCGGCGGGCGTCCCGGTCGCGCCGACGATCATGCAGTCGAACGGCGGGGTCATGACCGTCGACACCGCGATCCGCGAGAAGAGCGTGCACACGTGCCTGTCGGGGCCGGCCGCCGGCCTCATCGGCGCCCGGTTCTTCGCGGAGCGCGCGGGATACGCCAACGTCATCACCGTCGACATGGGCGGGACGAGCTTCGACGTGGGCCTGGTCCACGAGGGCCAGATCCTGACCGGCACCGAGGGCCGGATCGGCGACCTGCCCCTCCGCGTCCCGATGTTCGACATCACGACCCTCGGGGCCGGGGGCGGGAGCCTCGCCCAGGTCGACGCCGGCGGTCTCCTGCGGGTCGGCCCGGAATCGGCCGGGGCGGATCCCGGGCCCGCGTGCTACGGGCGAGGGGGGGAGCGGCCCACGGTCACCGATGCCAATGTCGTACTGGGGCGGTTGCGGGACGGCCGGGTGCTGGGCGGCGTCATCACGGTGAGCCGCGAGCGCGCGTGGGGGGCGATCGAGCGCCACGTCGCGCGGCCGCTGGGGCTGTCGGTGATCGAGGCGGCGGCCGGGATCTGCCAGGTCGTCAACGCCACGATGATCCGCGGCATCCGGCTGATGACCACCGAGCGCGGGCACGACCCGCGGGAGTTCGCGCTGCTCGCCTTCGGGGGCTGCGGGCCGCTGCACGCGGTCGACCTCGCGCAGGAGATCGGGCTGCGGACGGTCCTCATCCCGCCTTCGCCCGGGCTCTGCTGCGCCGTCGGGCTCCTCCTCGCCGAGTACCGCCACGACTTCGTCCTCACGCTGAACTGCCTCGTGAACGCCCTGGGCCGGGAGCGGCTCGGGGCGGGGCAGGCCGAGCTCCGTCGGCAGGCCGAGCGGCAGGCCGGGCGCGAGCACGCGTCGGATGACCGCCTGTCGCTCCACTGGAGCCTCGACCTCCGGTACGTCGGCCAGGGGCATCAGCTCAACGTGCCGCTCCCGGACGGCGACGCGGCCGCCTGCGGTCGCGCGTTCCACGGAGTCCACCGCCAGCTCTACGGGTACAGCCGGGCCGAGCATCCGGTCGAGGCCGTCGCCTTGCGGCTCCGCGCCACCGCGCCGGCGGCCAGTGCCTTGCTCCCCCCTCCGCCGGTCCGGCCGGGCCGGGCGCCGGCCGAGGCCGTGATCGCGACCACCGAGGTGATCCTGGACGGCGCCGCGCGCGCCGTGCCCGTCTATGACCGCGGGCGCCTCGGGCTCGGCGCGCGGCTCCAGGGGCCGCTCGTCGTCGAGCAGTCCGACACGACCGTCTTCATCGGGGACCAGAGCGTGGTGGTGGACGACCGCACCGGGAACCTCGTCGTGGAGCTCCCCGGATGA
- a CDS encoding ABC transporter permease → MVPTARPPRRSRRRPLDLWVGVLALAWVALLVGVGSVAWPLDTVEIRLDRTFRPPGSAGAAGGAVHPLGTDQLGRDLLARLIRGTKISVGIVLAAGLVSAVLGTGLGLASGFAGRAIDAAVMRMVDVQIAIPFVLLILLVVAVVGASTGSLIAVLGVTGWAIYARVARAQVLVVRELEYVQAARALGLGDGRILWRHILPNILSTQIVLLTVDLPRFVLLESAVGFLGLGVQPPTPTLGNLIGEGRSYMLLAWWLVVFPGVVIALLVVGFNLVGDWLARRGNVRVD, encoded by the coding sequence ATGGTCCCGACCGCGCGCCCGCCACGCCGGAGCCGCCGGCGGCCGCTCGACCTGTGGGTCGGTGTCCTCGCGCTGGCGTGGGTCGCCCTGCTCGTCGGCGTGGGGTCGGTCGCCTGGCCCCTCGATACCGTGGAGATTCGCCTGGACCGGACGTTCCGACCGCCGGGGTCGGCGGGTGCGGCCGGCGGCGCCGTTCATCCGCTGGGCACCGATCAGCTGGGTCGGGACCTGCTGGCGCGGTTGATCCGGGGCACGAAGATCTCCGTCGGCATCGTCCTCGCCGCCGGCCTCGTCTCCGCAGTGCTGGGCACCGGCCTGGGTCTGGCGTCGGGGTTCGCCGGACGCGCGATCGACGCCGCGGTGATGCGCATGGTCGACGTGCAGATCGCGATTCCCTTCGTTCTCCTGATCCTGCTCGTCGTCGCCGTGGTGGGCGCCAGCACCGGCAGCCTGATCGCCGTCCTGGGCGTGACCGGCTGGGCGATCTATGCGCGCGTGGCCCGGGCGCAAGTGCTCGTCGTTCGCGAGCTCGAGTACGTGCAGGCCGCCCGGGCTCTCGGGCTCGGGGATGGCCGGATCCTCTGGCGTCACATCCTCCCGAACATCCTGTCGACGCAGATCGTCCTCCTGACCGTCGATCTGCCGCGGTTCGTCTTGCTCGAGTCGGCGGTCGGCTTCCTGGGCCTCGGCGTCCAGCCGCCGACGCCGACGCTCGGCAATCTGATCGGCGAGGGCCGGTCCTACATGCTGCTGGCGTGGTGGCTGGTGGTCTTTCCCGGCGTGGTGATCGCGCTGCTCGTGGTCGGCTTCAACCTCGTCGGGGACTGGCTGGCGCGACGCGGGAACGTGCGGGTGGACTGA
- a CDS encoding amino acid-binding protein yields MPKTTQLTLSLASKPGVLAQVASALSQAGVNITGLCAAEAAGGRGKLRLLVDNPARATEALRAAKLRVGQEEALTLTLENRPGALADVAQKLGRARVNIKCAYATTSGPGPALVVLSVSNVAKAEAALGR; encoded by the coding sequence ATGCCGAAGACCACCCAGCTCACGCTCAGCCTCGCTTCGAAGCCCGGTGTCCTTGCCCAGGTCGCCTCGGCGCTCTCCCAGGCCGGCGTGAACATCACCGGCCTGTGCGCGGCCGAGGCCGCCGGGGGACGCGGGAAGCTGCGGCTCCTCGTCGACAATCCGGCTCGTGCCACCGAGGCGCTCCGCGCCGCCAAGCTGCGGGTCGGGCAGGAAGAGGCCCTCACGCTGACGCTGGAGAACCGGCCCGGGGCGCTGGCCGACGTCGCCCAGAAGCTCGGGCGGGCTCGCGTCAACATCAAGTGCGCCTACGCCACGACGTCCGGCCCGGGGCCGGCCCTGGTGGTGCTGTCGGTCTCGAACGTCGCGAAGGCCGAGGCCGCGCTCGGCCGGTAG
- a CDS encoding hydantoinase B/oxoprolinase family protein, producing MTVPLTAPDAILVEVVRNRLQAIAEEMGVALSRTAHSVNIRDRRDFSCGVYTSDGRLAAQAEHIPVHLGLLCEVAPRLFGAWAGPLGPGDMLVTNDPYITGSHMPDVVVFAPVHEGARLCGYVANMAHQVDVGGHAPGSLSLDSTQVYQEGLRVPPLLLCRGGEVDLGVVRLFQANSRTPDEVGGDLLAQVAANMTGARRLVEVTGRLGLERAQACMEELIGATARRLATRIAELPDRRVVFADLIEWDRDATPRDLAIRVAVERQGARLRLDFSGTSPQLAGPVNAARPLTLSCVLYVLKAMLDPGVASNAGLVQCVELLTPPASLVDAAPPAPVALCTSITSQRIVDVVIGAMNELVPGAAMAASTGSMNGLIIGGVHPRLGRGYSYVETYGGGQGALDGLDGADGVHTHMTNTNNSPVEVIERVYPLRVLRYALVPDSEGAGRFRGGLGMTRELLVQGRATVTIHLDRTRTRPWGIRGGAPAATAQCSISGDGGERGMPGKCTFEVEDGTLIRFVTAGGGGVGPPTDRSAAAAARDVREGLITEARAGSVYGFRSGQPDEGAPPG from the coding sequence ATGACGGTCCCGCTCACGGCGCCGGACGCCATCCTGGTCGAGGTCGTCCGCAACCGCTTGCAGGCCATCGCGGAGGAGATGGGCGTGGCCCTCAGCCGCACCGCGCACTCCGTGAACATCCGCGACCGCCGGGACTTCTCGTGCGGCGTGTACACGTCCGACGGGCGCCTGGCCGCTCAGGCCGAGCACATTCCCGTCCACCTCGGACTCCTGTGCGAGGTGGCGCCGCGCCTCTTCGGGGCCTGGGCGGGGCCGCTCGGCCCGGGCGACATGCTCGTCACCAACGATCCCTACATCACGGGCTCCCACATGCCCGACGTCGTGGTGTTCGCGCCGGTGCACGAGGGGGCGCGGCTGTGCGGCTACGTCGCCAACATGGCCCACCAGGTGGACGTCGGCGGCCACGCGCCCGGAAGCCTGTCCCTGGACTCGACGCAGGTCTATCAGGAAGGGCTGCGCGTGCCTCCGCTGCTCCTGTGTCGGGGGGGTGAGGTGGATCTCGGCGTCGTCCGGCTGTTTCAGGCGAACAGCCGGACGCCCGACGAGGTGGGGGGCGATCTGCTGGCTCAGGTCGCGGCCAACATGACCGGGGCGCGACGCCTGGTCGAGGTGACGGGGCGGCTCGGGCTCGAGCGGGCCCAGGCCTGCATGGAAGAGCTGATCGGCGCGACCGCGCGGCGGCTGGCGACGCGGATCGCGGAGCTCCCCGACCGGCGCGTGGTCTTCGCGGATCTCATCGAGTGGGATCGGGACGCGACCCCGCGCGACCTCGCGATCCGGGTGGCCGTCGAGCGGCAGGGCGCGCGCCTCCGGCTCGACTTCTCGGGCACGAGCCCTCAGCTGGCCGGTCCCGTGAATGCCGCCCGGCCGCTCACGCTGAGCTGCGTCCTCTACGTCCTCAAGGCCATGCTGGACCCGGGCGTGGCGTCCAACGCGGGACTCGTGCAGTGCGTCGAGCTGCTCACGCCCCCGGCCTCCCTCGTCGACGCCGCCCCGCCGGCGCCGGTGGCCCTGTGCACCTCGATCACGAGCCAGCGCATCGTCGACGTCGTCATCGGGGCCATGAACGAGCTGGTCCCGGGCGCAGCCATGGCCGCGTCGACCGGCAGCATGAACGGGTTGATCATCGGCGGCGTCCATCCTCGGCTCGGTCGGGGCTACTCGTACGTCGAGACGTACGGGGGCGGGCAGGGCGCGCTCGACGGCCTGGACGGCGCCGACGGCGTGCACACGCACATGACGAACACGAACAACTCGCCCGTCGAGGTCATCGAGCGGGTCTACCCGCTCCGCGTCCTGCGGTACGCGCTGGTGCCCGATTCGGAAGGGGCCGGCCGCTTCCGGGGGGGACTCGGCATGACGCGAGAGCTCCTCGTCCAGGGCCGCGCGACGGTGACGATCCACCTCGACCGCACCCGGACCCGACCCTGGGGAATCCGGGGCGGGGCGCCGGCGGCGACGGCGCAGTGCTCGATCAGCGGCGATGGCGGCGAGCGCGGGATGCCGGGCAAGTGCACGTTCGAGGTCGAGGACGGCACGCTCATCCGGTTCGTGACGGCGGGCGGCGGCGGCGTGGGCCCTCCGACGGACCGGAGCGCGGCGGCGGCGGCGCGCGACGTACGGGAAGGGCTGATCACGGAAGCCCGGGCCGGGTCGGTCTACGGGTTCCGGAGCGGCCAGCCGGACGAGGGCGCACCTCCGGGCTGA
- a CDS encoding D-cysteine desulfhydrase family protein, with amino-acid sequence MAAPESFPRVSLGFFPTPVEPLPRVGAELGVELWIKRDDYTGFGGGGNKVRKLEFLMAEAQAAGAEVLITTGGHQSNHARMVAAAACRFGMRAVLVLRGNPPQEWQGNLLLDRLFGAEFEFLPPDEYFRLIDDRMAAQAERARAAGLRPYVIPLGGASALGALGYVLAMQELAEQFRALGVERPDVLVTPVGSGGTQAGLEVGIRRWWPGTRVVGISVSRDRAFFQERISQFATACAELLGWGFGFSPGDIWIEDGYVGPGYGVPSEGSIAAIREAARREGILLDPVYTGKAMDGLKGLVRTGAVRRGQRVLFLHCGGGPSLYPFARALAGA; translated from the coding sequence GTGGCCGCGCCGGAGAGCTTTCCCCGCGTGTCCCTGGGATTCTTCCCGACGCCCGTCGAGCCCCTGCCCCGCGTCGGCGCCGAGCTCGGCGTCGAGCTGTGGATCAAGCGCGACGATTACACCGGCTTCGGGGGCGGCGGCAACAAGGTCCGCAAGCTCGAGTTCCTGATGGCGGAGGCCCAGGCCGCCGGCGCCGAGGTGTTGATCACGACGGGGGGGCACCAGTCGAACCACGCGCGGATGGTCGCGGCGGCCGCCTGCCGGTTCGGCATGCGCGCCGTGCTGGTGCTGCGGGGCAACCCGCCCCAGGAGTGGCAGGGCAATCTCCTGCTCGACCGGCTCTTCGGCGCCGAGTTCGAGTTCCTCCCTCCCGACGAGTACTTCCGGCTGATCGACGACCGGATGGCCGCCCAGGCCGAGCGGGCCCGCGCCGCCGGGCTCCGGCCGTACGTCATCCCCCTCGGCGGCGCCAGTGCCCTGGGCGCCCTCGGCTACGTGCTGGCCATGCAGGAGCTCGCCGAGCAGTTCCGGGCCCTCGGGGTCGAGCGGCCCGACGTGCTCGTCACCCCGGTAGGCTCCGGGGGCACCCAGGCCGGACTCGAGGTCGGGATCCGGCGGTGGTGGCCGGGCACCCGGGTCGTCGGCATCAGCGTCAGCCGGGATCGCGCCTTCTTCCAGGAGCGGATCTCGCAGTTCGCGACGGCCTGCGCCGAGCTCCTCGGCTGGGGCTTCGGCTTCTCCCCCGGGGACATCTGGATCGAGGACGGCTACGTCGGCCCGGGATACGGGGTGCCGAGTGAGGGATCGATCGCGGCCATCCGGGAGGCGGCCCGCCGCGAGGGCATCCTCCTCGACCCCGTGTACACGGGCAAGGCGATGGATGGCCTCAAGGGGCTCGTCCGGACCGGCGCGGTGCGCCGGGGGCAGCGGGTGCTGTTCCTCCACTGCGGCGGCGGCCCGAGTCTCTACCCCTTCGCCCGGGCGCTGGCCGGCGCGTAG
- a CDS encoding ABC transporter substrate-binding protein gives MTLRSVVGALLLFGVLSPAGASNHELVVGRAVSTTSMDPGFLREPATIVDNIFDTLVLRDKDMNLVPGLAESWRAVNATTWEFKLRRGVKFHNGEPFTGRAVKFTIDRVLDPAAKSPTISYIRTIQRVDVADDYTVQIVTSVPDPLVPTRMSRYPAYIVPPDYVAKVGVEEFGRKPVGTGPYKLASFVKDEQITLVANDEYWRGAPAIKRVVWRPIPEATARLAALLAGEVHIVENLPVDQVAVVERSGAAEVERVRSGGLVIYLGVKASVAPLDKPKVRQAISLAIDRRSIVESILRGYASLTGTQVGPFDFGYVKVDPPPFDPARARQLLAEAGHPNGFDIDLQVTRRYVSGAEVGQAIAQQLKNVGIRVNLQVPEWSVYIQQVPAGKQAPLYMLGWGSTQTLDADAAVYAIFRSGEPYSTISIPRMDQLLDEARRAIDPDARRKLYREIQELAAREVPVVTLYQEDALYGKRKNVRFKGRADARVPISDIRLE, from the coding sequence ATGACACTGCGCAGTGTCGTCGGGGCCCTGCTCCTTTTCGGTGTCCTGTCGCCGGCGGGCGCCAGTAATCACGAGCTCGTCGTCGGTCGGGCGGTCTCGACGACCTCGATGGATCCGGGCTTTTTGCGGGAGCCGGCGACGATCGTCGACAACATCTTCGACACGCTCGTCCTGCGGGACAAGGACATGAACCTCGTGCCGGGCCTCGCCGAGTCGTGGCGGGCCGTGAACGCCACGACCTGGGAATTCAAGCTGCGACGGGGCGTGAAGTTCCACAATGGCGAGCCGTTTACGGGGCGCGCGGTGAAATTCACCATCGACCGGGTGCTGGACCCGGCCGCGAAGTCGCCCACCATCTCGTACATCCGGACGATCCAGCGCGTCGACGTGGCCGACGACTATACCGTGCAGATCGTGACCTCGGTGCCGGATCCCCTGGTGCCGACCCGGATGAGCCGGTATCCGGCCTACATCGTGCCCCCGGACTACGTCGCCAAGGTGGGCGTCGAGGAGTTCGGCCGCAAGCCGGTCGGAACCGGACCGTACAAGCTGGCGAGCTTCGTGAAGGACGAGCAGATCACGCTGGTCGCGAACGACGAGTACTGGCGTGGCGCGCCGGCGATCAAGCGGGTCGTGTGGCGGCCGATTCCGGAAGCGACCGCCCGCCTGGCTGCGCTGCTGGCCGGCGAAGTGCACATCGTCGAGAATCTTCCGGTCGACCAGGTCGCGGTAGTCGAGCGGAGCGGGGCCGCCGAAGTCGAGCGCGTACGGAGCGGCGGCCTCGTCATCTACCTCGGCGTGAAGGCGAGCGTCGCGCCGCTCGACAAGCCGAAGGTCCGGCAGGCCATCTCGCTGGCCATCGACCGCCGCTCCATCGTCGAGTCGATCCTGCGTGGCTATGCCAGTCTGACCGGGACCCAGGTGGGTCCGTTCGACTTCGGCTACGTGAAGGTCGACCCGCCGCCCTTCGATCCGGCGCGCGCCCGGCAGCTCCTGGCGGAGGCCGGACACCCGAACGGATTCGACATCGACCTGCAGGTGACGCGCCGGTACGTCAGCGGCGCGGAGGTCGGGCAGGCGATCGCGCAGCAGCTCAAGAACGTCGGCATCCGGGTCAACCTGCAGGTTCCGGAGTGGTCGGTCTACATCCAGCAGGTGCCGGCGGGCAAGCAGGCCCCGCTCTACATGCTCGGGTGGGGGAGCACCCAGACACTGGATGCCGACGCGGCCGTGTACGCCATCTTCCGGTCGGGAGAGCCGTACTCGACGATCTCGATCCCCCGAATGGACCAGCTCCTCGACGAGGCCCGGCGCGCGATCGATCCCGACGCGCGGAGGAAGCTCTACCGGGAGATCCAGGAGCTGGCCGCCCGCGAGGTCCCCGTGGTGACGCTGTACCAGGAAGACGCCCTGTACGGGAAGCGGAAGAACGTGAGGTTCAAGGGGCGCGCCGACGCCCGGGTTCCCATCTCCGACATCCGGCTTGAGTAA
- a CDS encoding ornithine cyclodeaminase has translation MAEVFIRLLNREALERLGVADVAAAVADVRETLRLAADGAAVMPPEVAVRFDDRPAGERPAGPAGGPPGGSPRRDAAVYALPAYVGGPFSAIGVKWTAHRPPDAGDGAPRILSVTVLNDARTGRPVAVLESALITAMRTAAVSWLAMEHLGRTAIERVGILGAGSQARQHLRMLAHQMPRLTEVLVWNRGAAHAEALARTFAHEAPWPIRIGESVGAVAAASDVLITCTAAPTPIVDRACVRPGLLAIQVGFHEFSFEAIEAFDQVVVDGWGEFRLTSQKSLFRMHRAGRFPAERVAADLTDLVWRGRAFAPGQSVYVSSFGLSVFDVAIAARLARAGERAGIGQLFPLGGFPQGEWPG, from the coding sequence GTGGCCGAAGTCTTCATCCGGCTCCTGAACCGGGAAGCGCTCGAGCGGCTCGGAGTGGCCGACGTGGCGGCGGCCGTGGCCGACGTCCGTGAGACTCTGCGCCTGGCCGCCGACGGCGCCGCCGTCATGCCGCCCGAGGTGGCGGTCCGCTTCGACGACCGGCCGGCGGGGGAGCGGCCCGCCGGCCCCGCCGGAGGACCGCCCGGCGGGAGCCCCCGCCGCGACGCGGCGGTGTACGCGCTGCCGGCGTATGTCGGCGGGCCCTTCTCCGCCATCGGCGTCAAGTGGACCGCCCACCGGCCGCCGGACGCTGGCGATGGCGCCCCGCGCATTCTCTCGGTGACCGTGCTGAACGACGCGCGGACGGGCCGGCCGGTGGCGGTCCTGGAGAGTGCGCTGATCACCGCGATGCGGACCGCCGCGGTGTCCTGGCTGGCGATGGAGCATCTGGGGCGGACCGCCATCGAGCGCGTCGGCATCCTCGGCGCCGGCTCCCAGGCGCGCCAGCACCTGCGTATGCTGGCGCACCAGATGCCGCGGCTGACCGAGGTGCTGGTGTGGAACCGCGGCGCGGCCCACGCCGAGGCGCTCGCGCGGACGTTCGCGCATGAGGCGCCATGGCCGATCCGCATCGGGGAGTCCGTCGGGGCAGTCGCGGCGGCGAGCGATGTCCTGATCACCTGCACGGCGGCTCCGACCCCGATCGTCGACCGAGCCTGCGTCCGGCCCGGGCTCCTGGCGATCCAGGTCGGGTTCCACGAGTTCAGCTTCGAGGCGATCGAGGCCTTCGACCAGGTGGTCGTCGATGGCTGGGGCGAGTTCCGCCTGACGAGCCAGAAGAGCCTCTTCCGGATGCATCGCGCCGGACGCTTCCCCGCCGAGCGCGTCGCGGCCGACCTGACCGACCTGGTCTGGCGCGGGCGCGCGTTCGCCCCCGGGCAGTCGGTTTATGTCAGCAGCTTCGGCCTGAGCGTCTTCGATGTGGCGATCGCGGCCCGTCTGGCCAGGGCCGGCGAGCGGGCCGGCATCGGTCAGCTGTTTCCGCTGGGCGGCTTCCCTCAGGGGGAATGGCCTGGGTAG
- a CDS encoding OsmC family protein, with protein MADGPTIDTVRSRSVGLPGRALNSARTQHFVLDSPGGPNEALTTVEAFLAGISACGVTLIEKHARETEVPLRHLEVKVSGVRGPDDPTRFQRIDISFEIAGVDAQQAARLVEVWQAR; from the coding sequence ATGGCCGATGGCCCGACGATCGACACGGTCCGCTCCCGCTCGGTCGGTTTGCCCGGGCGGGCCCTCAACAGCGCGCGCACGCAGCACTTCGTGCTGGATTCGCCCGGCGGTCCCAACGAGGCGCTGACCACCGTCGAAGCGTTCCTGGCCGGGATTTCCGCGTGCGGCGTGACCCTGATCGAGAAACACGCGCGCGAAACCGAAGTCCCGCTTCGCCACCTCGAGGTCAAGGTCTCCGGCGTCCGCGGGCCCGACGATCCGACGCGCTTCCAGAGGATCGACATCTCGTTCGAGATCGCGGGCGTGGATGCGCAACAAGCCGCCCGGCTCGTGGAGGTCTGGCAGGCACGCTGA